From the Excalfactoria chinensis isolate bCotChi1 chromosome 1, bCotChi1.hap2, whole genome shotgun sequence genome, one window contains:
- the SLITRK6 gene encoding SLIT and NTRK-like protein 6, with amino-acid sequence MKLWIFVVCSILVASDPFQSETSFTRVRGSCQSLCSCEEKDGTMIINCEERGIKMVSEINVPPSQPFHLNLLNNGLTMLRVNDFAGLVNAISLHLGFNNIADIEPGAFNGLHLLKQLHINHNSLEILKEDTFDGLENLEFLQADNNFITVIEASAFSKLGRLKVLILNDNAIEYLPPNIFRFVPLTHLDLRGNQLQTLPYVGFLEHIGRILDLQLEDNKWACNCDLLQLKTWLENMPPQSIIGDVVCNSPPVIKGSILNRLKKESLCPVPTANELEDPSGSLPLVVTTSVSDSHLSTNVIPILKAPTKEANLMFHTSKPPTQFPGIYCPIPCHCTSHMLSGVLMHCQERNIESLSDLGPPPTNPKKLILAGNIIQTLLKSDLMDYASLEMLHLGNNRIEILEEGAFMNLTRLQKLYLNGNHLTKLSQNLFLGLQHLEYLYLEYNAIKEVLPGTFNTMPKLKVLYLNNNLLQTLPPHIFSGVPLARLNLKTNQFSHLPVSNVLDELDMLVQIELEDNPWDCTCDSVGLQKWIQKLSKSTMMGDIFCKSPGHLEKKELKSLNSEVLCPDLINSPALPTHASFVVVTASTTTTSSAADSILQSLTEAVPLSVLILGLLIVFIIIVFCAAGIVVLVLHRRRRCKKKQANEQMRDSSPVHLQYSMYGHKTTHHTMERPAAALYEQRMITPMVQVYHSPSFSPKHTEQQEEESEKATNDSKHLCRSLLERENSSPLTGSNVKYTAADQSAEFLSFQDASCLYRNILEKERELQQLGITEYLRKNIVQLQPEMEVHYPGTQEELKLMETLMYSRPRKVFLEQTKNEYFELKANLHAEPDYLEVLEQQT; translated from the coding sequence ATGAAGCTCTGGATTTTTGTGGTATGTTCAATTCTGGTTGCATCTGATCCTTTCCAGTCAGAAACATCTTTTACTAGAGTCAGAGGATCTTGTCAGAGTTTGTGttcctgtgaagaaaaggaTGGCACTATGATTATAAACTGTGAAGAAAGAGGCATCAAGATGGTGTCAGAAATAAACGTCCCACCATCACAGCCTTTCCATCTTAATTTGTTAAACAATGGCCTGACAATGCTACGTGTGAATGATTTTGCTGGCCTTGTTAATGCTATCTCTCTTCATCTTGGATTTAATAATATTGCAGATATTGAGCCTGGGGCTTTTAATGGTCTCCACCTTCTAAAGCAACTTCACATCAATCACAATTCTTtagaaatacttaaagaagATACATTTGATGGATTAGAAAATTTGGAATTTCTTCAAGCAGACAACAATTTCATCACAGTGATTGAAGCAAGTGCCTTTAGCAAGCTCGGTAGGCTTAAAGTGCTTATTTTGAATGATAATGCTATTGAGTACCTTCCTCCAAACATATTTCGTTTTGTGCCGTTGACTCATTTAGATCTTCGGGGAAACCAGTTACAGACACTACCATATGTTGGCTTTTTAGAACACATAGGTAGAATTCTAGACCTTCAGTTGGAAGATAATAAATGGGCTTGTAACTGTGATCTGCTTCAGCTGAAGACATGGCTGGAAAACATGCCTCCCCAGTCAATAATAGGAGATGTTGTATGCAATAGTCCTCCAGTTATCAAAGGCAGCATACTAAATAGACTGAAAAAAGAATCGCTTTGTCCTGTTCCTACTGCCAATGAACTTGAAGATCCTTCAGGGTCACTGCCCTTGGTTGTAACCACCTCTGTAAGTGACAGTCACCTGTCAACTAATGTCATTCCTATACTGAAAGCTCCTACTAAAGAAGCAAATTTAATGTTTCATACTTCAAAGCCACCTACACAATTTCCAGGAATCTATTGTCCCATTCCCTGTCACTGCACCAGCCATATGCTCTCAGGTGTTCTCATGCACTGTCAGGAGCGAAATATTGAAAGCCTGTCTGATTTAGGACCTCCTCCTACGAATCCTAAAAAACTTATTCTAGCTGGAAACATTATTCAGACATTACTTAAGTCAGATCTTATGGACTATGCTAGTCTGGAAATGCTTCATCTGGGGAACAATCGTATTGAAATCCTTGAGGAAGGGGCTTTCATGAATCTGACTAGACTGCAGAAACTGTATCTCAATGGCAATCATCTTACAAAGCTAAGCCAGAATCTGTTCCTTGGCCTTCAGCACCTTGAATACTTGTACCTTGAATATAATGCCATCAAAGAAGTTTTACCAGGGACATTTAATACAATGCCAAAACTTAAGGTCCTCTACTTAAATAATAACCTGTTGCAGACTTTACCACCCCATATCTTTTCTGGGGTGCCACTTGCCAGattaaatctgaaaacaaaccagtTTTCTCATTTGCCTGTGAGCAATGTCTTGGATGAACTGGATATGTTGGTACAAATTGAACTTGAAGACAACCCCTGGGACTGTACATGCGATTCAGTTGGACTGCAAAAATGGATACAAAAGCTGAGTAAGAGTACAATGATGGGTGACATTTTTTGTAAATCTCCAGGacacttagaaaaaaaagaactgaaatccCTCAACAGTGAAGTCTTATGTCCAGATTTAATAAACAGCCCTGCCCTACCAACTCATGCCAGTTTTGTAGTTGTAACAGCTTCTACTACTACTACtagcagtgctgcagacagCATCCTGCAATCACTTACAGAAGCTGTCCCACTTTCTGTTCTAATACTAGGACTTCTAATTGTGTTTATAATTATTGTATTTTGTGCAGCAGGAATAGTTGTTCTTGTTCTGCATCGGCGGCGAAgatgtaaaaagaaacaagccaaTGAACAAATGAGGGATAGTAGCCCAGTTCACCTTCAGTACAGCATGTATGGGCATAAGACAACACATCACACAATGGAGCgtccagctgcagctctctATGAACAACGTATGATTACTCCCATGGTTCAGGTCTATCATAGCCCATCCTTCAGCCCAAAGCATACTGAACAACAAGAAGAGGAAAGTGAGAAAGCAACTAATGATTCGAAACATCTCTGCAGAAGTCTCCTGGAAAGAGAGAACAGTTCACCACTTACTGGTTCAAATGTCAAATATACAGCTGCAGATCAATCTGCagaatttctgtcttttcaagaTGCCAGCTGCTTGTACAGAAACATTCTTGAAAAAGAGAGGGAACTGCAGCAACTTGGAATCACAGAgtacttaagaaaaaatatcgTTCAACTCCAGCCTGAAATGGAAGTACATTATCCTGGAACACAAGAGGAACTGAAGCTAATGGAAACACTAATGTACTCCAGACCAAGAAAGGTTTTTTTAGAACAAACtaaaaatgagtattttgaACTCAAAGCTAATTTGCATGCTGAGCCTGACTACCTAGAAGTCCTGGAACAGCAAACATGA